A genomic region of Acetonema longum DSM 6540 contains the following coding sequences:
- a CDS encoding nitrogenase component 1, with translation MTKFIERPRFLCALGGALATLNALPKAVPIIHAAAGCGGNIGNALHGASGYLGGGYCGGLATSSSNVAEKEIVFGGEERLAEQIANTLKIMKGDLYFVVTGCMTEIIGDDALNVTRRFRESGANLLAADTGGFLGNSYRGYEIVLETLFKEFVPAQAVKDTQTVNLWGVVPVQDVFWKGNLAAVKQLLHQLGLKVNTFFGEGETLENLRNAGKAALNIVLSDSWGVQPAKVFSEIHNTPYLTTPLPIGPTATAAFLREVAQTLGLTAKTANQVVSQEQARFYDYFTRLADGYNDLDFQRYAVIVADSNYASSLTAFLGNDLGWLPEVVVITDGMEEEKQGPVLERFNRLRKEIRPLVAFDTDTASVAKYLAKRWPPNRGRRYYDSFSPAFVLGSLFDKDLADDLGASHLSISYPISNRVVLDRAYAGCSGALRLAEDLLSQLVGTR, from the coding sequence ATGACAAAATTCATTGAGCGTCCCCGGTTTCTTTGCGCTTTAGGCGGCGCTTTGGCCACGCTGAACGCCCTTCCCAAAGCCGTACCCATCATACACGCCGCTGCTGGCTGCGGCGGCAATATCGGCAATGCTCTGCACGGCGCTTCCGGTTATCTGGGGGGCGGTTATTGCGGCGGCTTGGCTACATCCAGTTCTAATGTCGCCGAAAAAGAAATTGTCTTCGGCGGCGAGGAGAGGCTGGCCGAACAAATCGCCAATACCCTGAAAATCATGAAGGGGGACCTTTACTTCGTAGTCACAGGTTGTATGACTGAAATCATTGGCGATGACGCCCTCAATGTCACCCGGCGTTTCCGGGAAAGCGGCGCTAACCTTCTGGCGGCAGACACCGGCGGTTTTTTGGGAAACTCCTACCGGGGCTACGAAATTGTGCTGGAAACCCTGTTTAAAGAGTTTGTGCCGGCTCAGGCGGTGAAAGATACTCAAACTGTAAATCTCTGGGGAGTTGTACCGGTGCAGGATGTTTTTTGGAAAGGCAACCTGGCGGCTGTCAAACAACTTTTGCACCAATTGGGATTAAAAGTGAACACTTTTTTCGGTGAAGGGGAAACGCTGGAAAACTTGCGCAATGCCGGCAAAGCCGCCCTCAATATCGTTCTTTCCGACTCTTGGGGCGTTCAGCCGGCCAAAGTGTTTTCTGAGATTCACAACACGCCCTACCTGACGACGCCTTTGCCCATCGGACCTACGGCTACGGCAGCGTTTTTGCGGGAGGTGGCTCAGACTTTGGGATTGACTGCCAAGACTGCCAATCAGGTCGTCAGTCAGGAGCAGGCCCGTTTTTACGACTATTTCACCCGCCTGGCCGATGGCTATAATGATCTTGACTTTCAGCGCTATGCTGTCATTGTGGCCGACTCCAACTATGCATCTTCACTGACGGCTTTTCTGGGAAACGATCTGGGCTGGCTGCCGGAAGTAGTAGTGATCACCGATGGTATGGAAGAGGAAAAACAAGGGCCGGTACTGGAACGGTTCAACCGCCTGCGCAAGGAGATTCGCCCGCTGGTGGCCTTTGATACAGACACAGCTTCAGTGGCAAAATACCTGGCCAAACGCTGGCCGCCCAACCGGGGCAGGCGCTACTATGATTCCTTCAGTCCCGCTTTTGTCCTGGGCAGCCTGTTTGACAAAGACCTGGCTGATGATTTGGGAGCATCCCATCTCAGTATTTCCTATCCCATATCCAACAGGGTCGTGCTGGACCGGGCCTATGCCGGCTGCTCCGGGGCCTTACGATTGGCAGAGGACCTATTGTCGCAATTAGTAGGAACTCGTTAA
- a CDS encoding cysteine ABC transporter substrate-binding protein, which translates to MINIKKILTVLFSALFLAGVLAGCGSSQTSGKPDAQNKSAIAEIKQRGVVKIGIFGDKPPFGYVDAQGKNQGFDVYIAKRFAKDLLGDESKIEFVLLEPASRVEYLQTNKVDIVLANFTVTEERKQKVDFADPYMKVAIGVVSPTDAPITSADQLKGKKLIIIKGTTAETYFAKNHPDVEQLKFDQITQAFEALKDKRGVALSQDNTLLFAWARQNPGFTVGVPTLGSLDTIAPAVKKGNKELLDWINRELETLGKENFVHKAYEATLRPAYGDSVNPEDIVVEGGKLK; encoded by the coding sequence ATGATAAACATCAAGAAGATCCTGACGGTCCTTTTCAGCGCCTTATTTTTAGCGGGAGTACTGGCCGGCTGCGGCTCAAGCCAAACCAGCGGCAAACCGGATGCCCAAAATAAAAGTGCGATTGCCGAAATTAAACAACGCGGCGTAGTGAAAATCGGCATCTTCGGCGACAAGCCGCCCTTTGGCTATGTGGATGCCCAGGGAAAAAACCAAGGCTTTGACGTATATATCGCCAAACGGTTCGCTAAAGATTTGCTGGGCGATGAGTCCAAAATTGAATTTGTATTGCTGGAACCGGCCAGCCGGGTGGAGTATCTGCAGACCAATAAGGTAGACATTGTTTTGGCTAACTTTACCGTGACTGAAGAAAGAAAACAAAAAGTCGATTTCGCCGACCCTTATATGAAAGTGGCTATAGGTGTGGTCTCCCCAACAGATGCTCCTATCACTTCCGCAGACCAGCTGAAAGGGAAAAAGCTGATTATCATAAAAGGTACCACGGCTGAAACATACTTTGCCAAAAACCACCCGGACGTGGAACAGCTGAAATTCGATCAAATTACCCAAGCTTTTGAGGCGCTAAAGGACAAACGGGGCGTTGCTTTGTCCCAGGATAATACCTTGTTGTTCGCCTGGGCCAGACAAAACCCCGGATTTACGGTGGGTGTGCCGACTCTGGGCAGCCTGGACACCATTGCTCCGGCCGTGAAGAAGGGTAATAAGGAATTGCTGGACTGGATCAATCGAGAATTAGAAACCCTCGGCAAGGAAAACTTTGTACATAAAGCCTATGAAGCCACGCTGAGACCGGCTTATGGCGATTCCGTCAATCCGGAAGACATTGTGGTGGAAGGCGGCAAACTGAAATAA
- a CDS encoding amino acid ABC transporter permease, translating to MLNSGISVITEGINLQRLMGGLLITVRIAFISLAVGCALGILLGLVRTSRWKIVRFACRLYLEVFRIIPILVWLFIVYFGATGVFDIHLDGEVAALIVFSLWGAAEMSDLVRGALESLPKHQIESGRALGLSFWGLYRYVLIPQAVRRMLPGAMNLATRMIKTTSLVVLIGVIDVVKVGQQIIELSLLKTPTASFWIYGLIFLLYFIVCYPLSRLSKKLEDRWDN from the coding sequence ATGCTGAATTCGGGAATTAGCGTAATTACGGAAGGGATCAACTTGCAGCGGCTGATGGGCGGTTTACTGATTACAGTCCGTATCGCCTTTATCTCCCTGGCTGTTGGCTGCGCGCTGGGTATCCTGCTTGGTCTGGTCCGGACATCCCGCTGGAAAATCGTGCGATTTGCCTGTCGGCTTTATTTGGAAGTATTTCGCATTATCCCTATTCTGGTCTGGTTGTTTATTGTTTATTTCGGCGCCACCGGAGTCTTTGATATTCATCTGGACGGCGAAGTGGCGGCGCTGATTGTATTCAGCCTGTGGGGCGCCGCCGAAATGAGCGACCTGGTGCGGGGGGCGCTGGAGTCCTTGCCAAAGCATCAGATAGAATCGGGCCGGGCGCTGGGACTCAGCTTCTGGGGACTTTACCGCTATGTGCTGATCCCCCAGGCTGTAAGGCGGATGCTGCCCGGCGCTATGAATTTAGCCACCAGAATGATCAAAACAACTTCTTTGGTAGTCCTGATCGGCGTGATCGACGTAGTGAAGGTCGGTCAGCAGATTATCGAACTGTCCTTGTTAAAAACGCCGACTGCCTCTTTCTGGATTTATGGCTTGATCTTTTTGCTGTACTTTATTGTCTGCTATCCTCTGTCGAGACTGTCGAAGAAACTTGAAGATAGATGGGATAATTAG
- a CDS encoding amino acid ABC transporter ATP-binding protein — protein MAISEQTQILLAIQNLHKEYDGVTVLDGISLNIQKGEVVVVLGPSGCGKSTLLRCLNGLEPVQGGEIRFHGENLAASNVNWQEFRQKIGMVFQSYDLFPHMTVLENVLLGPLKVQKRARKEAQEQAEQLLDRVGLRDRKNAYPRQLSGGQKQRIAIVRALCMNPEMMLFDEVTAALDPEMVREVLDVILGLARQGMTMLIVTHEMGFAQAVADRIVFIDQGKICETARPDEFFTSPRTERAQQFLNIFHYEK, from the coding sequence TTGGCTATTAGTGAACAGACACAAATCTTGCTTGCCATACAGAATTTACATAAAGAATATGACGGAGTGACGGTGCTGGACGGTATTAGTCTCAACATCCAAAAAGGAGAGGTCGTCGTTGTCCTGGGACCTTCCGGCTGCGGCAAAAGCACCCTGCTGCGCTGCCTGAACGGGCTGGAACCCGTACAGGGAGGAGAGATACGCTTCCATGGCGAGAACCTTGCCGCTTCCAATGTTAATTGGCAGGAATTTCGCCAAAAGATTGGCATGGTATTTCAGAGTTATGATCTCTTTCCCCATATGACAGTGTTGGAGAATGTCCTGCTGGGACCTTTAAAGGTGCAAAAAAGAGCCAGGAAAGAAGCTCAGGAACAAGCCGAGCAGCTGTTGGACCGGGTTGGTTTGCGGGACCGCAAAAACGCCTATCCCCGGCAGCTTTCCGGCGGACAGAAACAGCGCATTGCCATTGTTCGGGCCTTGTGCATGAATCCGGAAATGATGCTGTTTGACGAGGTGACGGCAGCCCTTGACCCGGAAATGGTGCGGGAAGTCTTGGACGTCATCCTGGGACTCGCCCGGCAGGGAATGACTATGTTGATTGTGACGCACGAAATGGGTTTTGCCCAAGCAGTTGCCGACCGTATCGTATTTATCGATCAGGGGAAAATCTGCGAAACTGCCAGGCCGGATGAATTTTTCACATCGCCCCGGACAGAGCGTGCACAACAATTTTTAAATATATTCCATTACGAAAAATAA
- a CDS encoding amino acid ABC transporter permease, whose product MNINWEFIINNVPLYQKAAWITLKLAAFGIAASLVIGLLCSIVLYYKAAGLQKAVRVYIELSRNTPLLIQLFFLYYGLTKLGITLSEETCAVLGLSFLGGSYMAEAFRGGIESVSRSQIESGLSIGLSKVQLVRYVILPQAVAMTIPAIGANCIFLLKETSIVGVIAIPDLMHVTQDLIGMYYMTVESLAMLVVSYLILLLPLSVFLTWLERKVRYAEFGN is encoded by the coding sequence ATGAATATCAACTGGGAGTTTATTATCAATAATGTGCCGCTTTATCAAAAGGCGGCCTGGATCACGCTAAAACTGGCGGCTTTCGGTATAGCGGCTTCTTTGGTTATCGGCCTGCTGTGCAGTATAGTCTTATATTACAAAGCGGCGGGCTTGCAGAAGGCGGTCCGGGTTTATATTGAGCTATCCCGTAATACGCCTCTGTTGATCCAGCTATTCTTTTTGTACTATGGCCTAACCAAGCTGGGCATCACCTTAAGCGAAGAGACTTGCGCCGTCCTGGGCCTGTCGTTTTTGGGGGGCAGTTATATGGCGGAAGCTTTTCGCGGCGGTATTGAGTCGGTAAGCCGGTCCCAGATCGAATCAGGCCTCAGCATTGGGCTGTCCAAAGTTCAACTGGTGCGCTATGTAATTCTTCCTCAGGCTGTAGCAATGACCATACCGGCCATCGGAGCAAATTGCATCTTCCTGCTCAAGGAAACCTCTATTGTCGGCGTTATCGCCATACCCGACCTGATGCATGTCACCCAGGATTTGATCGGCATGTATTATATGACCGTGGAATCTCTGGCGATGCTGGTGGTCTCCTATCTTATCCTGCTCCTGCCTCTGTCCGTTTTCTTAACCTGGCTGGAAAGGAAAGTGCGCTATGCTGAATTCGGGAATTAG
- a CDS encoding nitrogenase component 1 has translation MDYIKEKTPPVREDRLRVCNAYGGSCPVLVKQSRKGCINGLRRSFSQTQGCQLNLSLASLNTFRDTVIIVHGPVGCGGSNVSSAGSVKTFKKLRDPQAQGLIWLSTNLGEADVIRGGETAVQEAVFYAEQEFRPEIIMVVNSCVPALIGDDLDGLLAELQPQVHARLAPVHCEGFKSRIMASAYDAVYHGILRNLTAPPERDKSVILDETEEFRCKLRKSRTVNLLNVSSMSRADELELSRLLQALGLTVNILPHFAHPEQFKEATEAALNISICATHDDYFVEHLRDLFGIPFILNTIPIGVKNTNKWILDIAGHFGLEEQAKQLISRENAELEEAIAPFRPQFQGKRVLACAGEIRVIATAEMLQYLGMEVIGLRAYHYDQFADNLLDDLANREKIPINVATGQPFEQANLIEKLKPDVYLGHVNNNGWAARHGLPVLPIFQQSNNYMGYNGTFEVARRLARILRNPAFNRNLSQNNDQPYFDHWFKEEPFSYIDGNVILEGDR, from the coding sequence GTGGATTATATAAAAGAAAAAACACCACCGGTGCGGGAAGACCGCCTGAGAGTATGCAACGCTTACGGCGGCTCTTGCCCCGTTCTGGTGAAACAGTCCCGGAAAGGCTGCATCAACGGTCTGCGCCGCAGCTTCTCTCAGACCCAGGGGTGCCAGTTGAATTTAAGCCTGGCTTCACTAAACACCTTCCGGGATACAGTGATTATCGTCCACGGTCCGGTGGGCTGCGGCGGCAGTAATGTGTCTTCCGCCGGTTCCGTCAAAACCTTTAAGAAACTGCGGGATCCCCAGGCCCAGGGATTAATCTGGCTGTCCACCAATCTAGGCGAGGCTGATGTCATCCGGGGCGGGGAAACAGCGGTGCAGGAGGCTGTTTTTTATGCGGAACAGGAATTCCGGCCAGAGATTATAATGGTGGTCAACAGTTGCGTACCGGCTTTAATCGGCGACGATCTGGACGGGCTGCTGGCAGAACTGCAGCCTCAGGTCCATGCCAGACTGGCCCCGGTCCATTGCGAAGGGTTCAAGAGCAGGATCATGGCCAGCGCTTATGATGCAGTGTATCACGGCATTCTACGCAATCTTACAGCCCCGCCGGAAAGAGATAAATCTGTGATTTTGGATGAAACCGAAGAATTCCGCTGCAAATTGCGCAAAAGCCGTACCGTGAATTTACTCAATGTGTCTTCTATGAGCCGGGCCGATGAATTGGAATTATCCCGCCTGCTGCAGGCGCTGGGACTGACTGTCAATATTCTGCCTCACTTTGCTCATCCCGAACAGTTCAAAGAGGCCACTGAGGCAGCCTTGAACATCAGTATCTGCGCCACTCATGACGATTATTTCGTGGAGCATTTGCGCGACCTGTTCGGCATTCCCTTTATTCTGAACACCATTCCAATCGGTGTGAAGAACACCAACAAATGGATTTTGGATATCGCCGGCCATTTTGGCCTGGAGGAACAGGCTAAGCAACTGATTTCCCGGGAAAATGCCGAATTGGAAGAGGCCATCGCTCCATTCCGCCCCCAGTTTCAGGGCAAGCGGGTGCTGGCCTGCGCTGGTGAAATACGGGTTATCGCTACTGCCGAGATGCTGCAGTATTTAGGCATGGAGGTTATCGGACTGAGAGCCTATCATTACGATCAATTCGCCGATAATTTACTGGATGATCTGGCTAACAGAGAGAAAATTCCCATTAATGTGGCCACAGGTCAACCTTTTGAACAGGCCAATCTGATCGAAAAATTGAAACCCGATGTCTATCTGGGGCATGTCAACAACAACGGCTGGGCGGCGCGACACGGACTGCCGGTCCTGCCCATCTTCCAGCAGAGCAATAATTATATGGGCTATAACGGAACCTTTGAGGTTGCCCGCCGGCTGGCCCGGATCCTGCGAAACCCGGCCTTTAACCGCAATCTGTCCCAGAACAATGACCAGCCCTATTTTGATCATTGGTTTAAAGAAGAGCCGTTTTCTTATATCGATGGCAATGTGATTCTCGAAGGGGACCGTTGA